AAAATCTTGACTTTATACCCTGCGGCAGTGGCTTTTTGTGATAAGGTTCCTAAGACATCATCTGCTTCAAAACCAGGAGCGGTGAAAATGGGTAAGTTAAAGCCTGAGAGCAATTCTTGGAGATTTTTTAAATCAGGAACAAAGTCTTCTGGTGTTCCAGGACGATCAGCTTTATAAGTATCGTCAGCTTCGTGGCGAAAAGTTGGTAAACCCAAATCAAAAGCGATCGCCATTGCTTGGGGCTGTTGTGTCGCCATGACTTCTAACAGACATTTGAGAAAGCCAAAACATATACTCGTCGGAATCCCCGCTTTAGTCCGCAATCCGCCGTCTCTTCCTTTGGCGAAAGCGAAATAAGAACGATAGGCCAGGGAGTGTCCATCTACAAGGATGAAGGTGGGACGTGTGGCGGTGACAGGATGGGAAGTTTGAGACATAACCATATTTTAGCCTAAGTGTTGCCTACTACCCCCTAGAGACTGCTAACCTCATACTGGGAAGTTCAAAACTAGGGAATTTATGCACAAAGCATCTGCCTCTGACTTGATATTGACTGGTAATTATGCTGCGGCTGCACAAAATATTAAATTACTGGTTTTAGATATAGATGGGACGATTTCTGGAGAGTCTAACACTGTCAGCGCACCTGTCAAGCAGGCGATCGCCGCAGTACAAGCCAAAGGAATCCAGGTGGCGATCGCAACTGGCCGGATGTATTGTTCAGCTTTACGCTTCCACCAAGAAATTAACTCTCTGCTGCCATTATCAGCTTATCAAGGAGCTTGGATTCAAGACCCAGCTAATCAGGAAATTCATCGCCATTGGGCTGTGTCCAAAGACATGGCGCACCAGCTACTAGACTATTTTGAACAGCCGCATCTGCGATCGCTTTTATCTGTCCACTTCTATATCAATGATCAGCTTTACGTGCGAGATTTGAGCCAAGAAACTCAAATTTATGCCCAACGTTCTGGGATTACCCCGATTCCCGTGGGCGATTTGCGCCAAGTTCTCACCAATGAACCCACCAAAATATTAGCTTTGTGCGACGATGCAGAACTGATCAACGAGCTATTGGGGAACTTGCGCCGCCAATACACACCTGCTGAACTTTATCTGACAACATCTGTTGCGACCTTTTTTGAAGCCACTAATCCCTTAGTGAATAAGGGAACTGCTGTGCGTTACATAGCTGAAGAACTGCTGGGCTTAGAAAGCAGCAATGTGATGACTATTGGTGATAACTTTAATGACTTTGAAATGCTGGAATATGCTGGCATCGGTGTAGCTATGGGTAATGCTCCAGCAGGTGTGCAAGCGATCGCGCAATGGGTAGCACCTAGTGTAGATCAAGATGGAGTTGCAACTGCTATTGATCAGTTTTTACTGTCGTCAGGGTAATCTTTATCTATACCTGAAAAACTAGATGAAATCAGAAAAGACACCGACGACTGGCCGTGTTTCGTCTCGGTGCCTTCGCTGGTTCGCTCCTCACACAACTGATAATATAGCCGAGGGGATGAAATCAGTCAATAGTTACGAGAAAAGTTTTGATTTTGTGCTTCTGAAATTCTACTTGCTTATAGTACATTCATACAGCACCACATTCCGCAAACATTCTTTGCATCATCAAACCCAGCCAAACTAAAATCTTGTTGGGTAATGCTTAGTCCCATCGAAACAGCAGCTTGTGAAGTTTTTTTTAGCGGCGGCAAAATTTACACAACTCTTCATAACTCCAGAGGAGCAAAAGCACCCAGTTTGTCTACCAGTAAACACCTCAACACAGACTGAGTAGCAATCACTAATCCCAGTCTGGCTTGGGCTAATTCTGGCGCAGAAATTTTTACCTTTCCCCAAATCCGGCACTGGCTCCAAAAAGCCTCAAAAGCTTGACTTAAATCCAGGGCTACTTTTTCCCAGTTCACCGCACCACTCAAATCAGGACAGTCTAAATTGTCTATTACTTGTACTAACTCGGCAATTAGACGACCCTCGGCTGGGTGACTGAGGCGGAGTTTTTGATCATCGTTCAGCCAAGGTATTTGCTGTGCTGATGCCAAATGAGCCAAAGCAGAGTTTTCGCTGATATCTGGCATTGGTTCTCTCAATTTAATCAATCCTTCTCGGTGAGCTAGCAGCAGCAATGAGTAGCAGCGTGCATGAGCATATTGAATAACAAATAAGCGAGATGGATTTGGCACGGTAATTTTTCTGGTTCCCGTTTCCCAGTCTTCTCCTATATTCCTCACGACGAGGCTTTGCAACCAAGTAGCTAAAAATGGATGAGTTAATTCCAAATAAATTGACCCTGGGGGAACAATTTGCACGCTAAAAAAGTCGCCACGGATTGCTGATAAGTGAGAGACAATACCACTGGCGATCTCCATTGTTGTTTGATTATGAGATTTTGCCAATTGCAGGGCTAGACCTGAGATATATAAAACTCGACTATTGTCTCTACCTTTGTATAGGGGAAATTTTCTACTTTCTATGCTTGTAAGTTTATCAGTAGAAGTATAAATATTGACAGCAAGCACTAAATAGCTGCTTAATAAAGCCTTAATTGCTATATACTTACACACTAGTAGCTTTTAATATAATAAACTGGTGTTCAAGAGGTTTCCCATACTTATTTGTATATTTTCGTCAGCTATCTTAAGATATAAATTTAGTCTTTATGAAGAAAAATGAGAGTAGCATAAAATTTGATGAATATTCGATGAATAGTAAGTAAATTTTACTACCATCATTGTACAGTAGGAAGTATAACAAAAGAGTAGAGTGCAAAATAACTGCTTTTCTACTCTTTGGATGGCTGGCGCTGTTAGGCGTTAAGCCGACTCCGCCAACACAAAGACACTCCTTGCACCTTTTTATTACGTCTTTGTCTTCAGCCGAACGCTCTTTGTTACCTATGCAATCTCCATCTTCTTTTTCTGAGGCATCACGGCCTTTTTTGACTTGGCAACGGATTCTTGACTGGGCTCAAGAACACTATCGCTGCCGCACCTTTAGCAAAGATGAACGCATTCCAGCCCGGCCTGGATTGCTGTATTTAGTCCAAAGAGGTGCCATCCGCATGGTAGGAACAGCACAAGTGAGTGCTACTGCCAGTCAGCTAACGTCTCGACGAATTAACAGAACTCCAGAAGAAGCATTCTTGGGTTTTGTCGGTGCGGGACAGCCGTTTGAAATTGTGGCTCAGTCACCATTCACGCTCCAAGCATACGCCCACGTTGACCAAACTGCTGTGCTGTGGATGTACTGGCACGACTTAGACAACTGGCCTCACTTCCGACGTGAAGTGATGGATGCCTTTAGGTATCAGCACCAACGTAAATTGCTGTGGCTGAGTGCCTTGGGACAACGGCGCACAATTGACCGACTCTTAGGATTTCTCACACTGTTGATTGAGGAATATGGAGAGCCCTCCATGAGCGAAACTGACCCAGATGTAATTCGTGGCTACGCTCTTCCCTTCCCCTTGACTCATGCCCAAATTGGTAGCGCTATCGGTTCAACTCGTGTGACGGTGACTCGCTTGATGGGCAAGTT
This genomic interval from Nodularia sp. LEGE 06071 contains the following:
- a CDS encoding Cof-type HAD-IIB family hydrolase, with protein sequence MHKASASDLILTGNYAAAAQNIKLLVLDIDGTISGESNTVSAPVKQAIAAVQAKGIQVAIATGRMYCSALRFHQEINSLLPLSAYQGAWIQDPANQEIHRHWAVSKDMAHQLLDYFEQPHLRSLLSVHFYINDQLYVRDLSQETQIYAQRSGITPIPVGDLRQVLTNEPTKILALCDDAELINELLGNLRRQYTPAELYLTTSVATFFEATNPLVNKGTAVRYIAEELLGLESSNVMTIGDNFNDFEMLEYAGIGVAMGNAPAGVQAIAQWVAPSVDQDGVATAIDQFLLSSG
- a CDS encoding DALR anticodon-binding domain-containing protein, which gives rise to MCKYIAIKALLSSYLVLAVNIYTSTDKLTSIESRKFPLYKGRDNSRVLYISGLALQLAKSHNQTTMEIASGIVSHLSAIRGDFFSVQIVPPGSIYLELTHPFLATWLQSLVVRNIGEDWETGTRKITVPNPSRLFVIQYAHARCYSLLLLAHREGLIKLREPMPDISENSALAHLASAQQIPWLNDDQKLRLSHPAEGRLIAELVQVIDNLDCPDLSGAVNWEKVALDLSQAFEAFWSQCRIWGKVKISAPELAQARLGLVIATQSVLRCLLVDKLGAFAPLEL
- a CDS encoding Crp/Fnr family transcriptional regulator, with product MQSPSSFSEASRPFLTWQRILDWAQEHYRCRTFSKDERIPARPGLLYLVQRGAIRMVGTAQVSATASQLTSRRINRTPEEAFLGFVGAGQPFEIVAQSPFTLQAYAHVDQTAVLWMYWHDLDNWPHFRREVMDAFRYQHQRKLLWLSALGQRRTIDRLLGFLTLLIEEYGEPSMSETDPDVIRGYALPFPLTHAQIGSAIGSTRVTVTRLMGKLRQRGLILTQGDNLICLPADSINRVN